Proteins found in one Nitrosopumilus maritimus SCM1 genomic segment:
- a CDS encoding cyclase family protein: MNEIIDLTYSINEKMITYPSPWHPKVSLERLGKIEDVGRNTRKLVLGTHTGTHIDAPLHFIPDGNSIESIPLEKITGTVTILDFTNLKNNHPITKEELQDKKISKRLIFRFGWQKYWNTPNFYNDYPFFTEDAANYLVSQGVELIGYDTPSPDKSKQDDVDSPIHKIFLSNQIVLLEYLSNLDCVQNLEGWSIVVAPMKIDGSDGSPSRVFIFK, encoded by the coding sequence ATGAATGAAATTATCGATTTGACTTATTCAATAAATGAAAAAATGATTACTTATCCTTCTCCATGGCATCCAAAAGTTTCTCTTGAACGATTAGGTAAAATTGAAGATGTTGGAAGAAATACTCGTAAATTGGTTCTTGGAACCCATACAGGAACTCATATTGATGCTCCTCTACATTTTATCCCTGATGGAAATAGTATAGAAAGTATTCCATTGGAGAAAATTACAGGTACAGTAACTATTTTGGATTTTACAAACTTGAAAAATAATCACCCAATTACAAAAGAAGAATTACAAGATAAAAAAATCTCAAAACGATTAATTTTTAGATTTGGTTGGCAGAAATATTGGAATACTCCTAATTTTTATAATGATTATCCATTTTTTACTGAAGATGCTGCAAATTATCTTGTTTCACAAGGTGTTGAATTGATTGGTTATGATACTCCTTCTCCTGATAAAAGTAAACAAGATGATGTAGACTCTCCAATTCATAAGATCTTTTTAAGTAATCAAATTGTTCTGTTAGAATATTTATCAAATTTAGATTGTGTACAAAATCTTGAAGGATGGAGTATTGTTGTTGCTCCAATGAAAATAGATGGTTCAGACGGTTCTCCTTCAAGAGTTTTTATTTTCAAGTAG
- a CDS encoding acyl carrier protein — protein sequence MTILEWLLEWFENNSDLKSNEILSSLNEDFLIKGWIDSFTFINLITEIEEKYKISFNTDELQNEKFATLDGLANIIGDRIEKNL from the coding sequence TTGACAATATTGGAATGGTTGCTTGAATGGTTTGAAAATAATTCTGATCTAAAATCAAATGAAATTTTGAGTTCTTTAAATGAAGATTTTCTAATTAAAGGATGGATAGACTCATTTACTTTTATAAATTTAATCACTGAAATAGAAGAAAAATATAAAATTTCTTTTAACACTGATGAATTACAAAATGAAAAATTTGCAACTTTAGATGGTTTAGCTAATATCATTGGAGATAGAATTGAAAAAAACTTATGA
- a CDS encoding AAC(3) family N-acetyltransferase, with protein sequence MKKTYDFTKEEIVTKLKQIQIKKNDSIFIHSNLGLFGKLPNVKTADEYCTVFKDAIFDVIGEEGTLVIPTFSLSFCKNEVFDKKYTPSFECGIFSEFIRTDSSSLRSDDANFSIAAIGKNAKFFTEFSPIDSFGVDSFWEKFLNVDGKLCRFNLPANYVTFIHYIEKFLNVPYRYDKIFLGYSLIDGLQTKRKFSHFVRDLSNENHSTDLTKLEKISIDLGLLHKTNLGRGLIYSISSQSLFSLVKSEIRKDPSLLITGKI encoded by the coding sequence TTGAAAAAAACTTATGATTTTACTAAGGAAGAAATTGTAACAAAACTAAAACAAATACAAATTAAAAAAAATGATTCTATATTTATCCATAGTAACTTAGGTCTTTTTGGAAAACTTCCAAATGTAAAAACTGCAGATGAATATTGTACAGTATTTAAAGATGCTATTTTTGATGTAATTGGAGAGGAAGGAACTTTAGTTATTCCAACCTTCTCATTATCTTTTTGCAAGAATGAGGTTTTTGATAAAAAATATACTCCTAGTTTTGAATGTGGAATTTTCTCTGAATTTATAAGAACTGATTCTTCTTCTCTTCGTTCTGACGATGCAAATTTTTCTATTGCTGCAATAGGTAAAAATGCAAAATTTTTTACAGAATTTTCTCCAATTGATTCCTTTGGGGTTGACTCTTTTTGGGAAAAATTTCTTAACGTAGATGGTAAATTATGTAGGTTTAATCTTCCTGCAAATTATGTAACTTTTATTCATTATATTGAAAAATTTTTGAATGTACCGTATAGATATGATAAAATCTTCTTAGGTTATTCCTTAATTGATGGTTTACAAACTAAAAGAAAATTCTCACATTTTGTAAGAGACCTTTCAAATGAAAATCATTCCACAGATTTGACAAAATTGGAGAAGATTTCAATTGATTTAGGATTGCTTCATAAAACAAATCTTGGTCGTGGGCTGATTTATTCTATATCTTCACAGAGCTTATTCTCGTTGGTTAAAAGTGAAATTAGAAAAGATCCTTCATTATTAATCACTGGGAAAATTTAG
- a CDS encoding sugar 3,4-ketoisomerase, translated as MNSKIKEIPLETHPTKDTRSNKINGTLSVIWRDWDKFIENDPKMVYVSSVHPRGIKGPHLHKKRNSCFVCIKGKVIFIVKENGKYTEILADENNPKMVYIPKNVPSAHINLSENISSILTLADISWKPNDNEMENVNFEDYNWEKWTKFSQ; from the coding sequence ATGAACAGTAAGATTAAAGAAATACCATTAGAAACTCATCCTACAAAAGATACTAGATCAAATAAAATTAATGGAACATTGTCAGTGATATGGAGAGACTGGGATAAATTCATTGAAAATGATCCGAAGATGGTATATGTTAGTTCAGTACATCCAAGAGGAATTAAAGGTCCACATCTACATAAAAAACGAAATAGTTGTTTTGTATGTATTAAGGGAAAAGTTATTTTTATTGTAAAAGAAAATGGGAAATACACTGAGATATTGGCAGATGAAAATAATCCGAAGATGGTATATATTCCAAAAAATGTCCCATCAGCTCACATCAACTTATCAGAAAATATTTCAAGTATTCTTACTTTAGCTGATATTTCATGGAAACCAAATGATAATGAAATGGAGAATGTAAACTTTGAGGATTATAACTGGGAAAAGTGGACTAAATTTTCCCAGTGA
- a CDS encoding SDR family NAD(P)-dependent oxidoreductase: MLENKTILITGGTGSLGTALTKRLLKSKVGTIRIFSRDEWKQTKMFEELDDSRLRFFIGDIRDKERLSRAVEGVDYVFHAAALKQVPIAEYNPFEAIKTNVYGTQNLVDVCLDNNVKKVVAIGTDKAASPANTYGATKLLMEKIIISANFFKGIHKTSFVCVRYGNVLGSRGSVLPRFIEQISNKGVITLTDPKMTRFTITMNGAIDLVLRALKNGNGGELFVPRLKSYTLEELKNAIIELSGKKVKIKKISLRPGEKFHETLISGDEISQTYESKEDYIIFQQSIDKISSLKKLKYKKTKLKSAYISNKNNFISKNQLKKMIREEGYF, from the coding sequence ATGTTAGAAAATAAAACAATTCTCATTACAGGAGGAACTGGTTCCTTAGGAACAGCATTAACAAAACGTCTTCTTAAGAGCAAAGTCGGTACAATCAGAATTTTTAGTAGAGATGAATGGAAACAAACCAAAATGTTTGAAGAGTTAGATGATAGCAGGCTACGATTTTTCATTGGAGATATTAGAGATAAGGAAAGACTTTCAAGAGCTGTTGAAGGAGTAGATTATGTTTTTCATGCTGCAGCATTAAAACAAGTTCCTATTGCAGAATACAATCCATTTGAAGCAATCAAAACAAATGTTTATGGTACTCAAAATTTAGTTGATGTATGTTTAGATAATAATGTAAAAAAAGTGGTTGCCATTGGGACAGATAAAGCAGCATCACCTGCAAACACATATGGAGCTACCAAATTATTAATGGAAAAAATAATTATTTCAGCAAATTTTTTCAAAGGAATTCATAAGACATCATTTGTTTGTGTCAGGTACGGGAATGTTTTAGGTAGTAGAGGTTCAGTTTTACCTAGATTTATTGAACAAATTTCCAATAAAGGAGTAATAACTTTGACCGATCCAAAGATGACAAGATTTACAATTACCATGAATGGTGCAATTGACTTGGTTCTAAGAGCATTAAAAAACGGGAATGGTGGTGAGCTTTTTGTTCCACGCCTTAAATCATATACATTAGAAGAACTCAAAAATGCAATTATTGAGTTATCAGGAAAAAAAGTTAAAATTAAAAAAATTTCTTTAAGACCGGGTGAAAAATTTCATGAGACACTAATTTCAGGAGATGAAATTTCTCAAACATATGAATCAAAAGAAGATTACATAATATTTCAACAATCAATTGATAAAATTAGCTCGTTAAAAAAACTTAAGTATAAAAAAACAAAATTGAAATCAGCTTATATCTCTAACAAGAATAATTTTATTTCAAAAAATCAATTGAAAAAAATGATTCGTGAAGAAGGGTATTTTTGA
- a CDS encoding aminotransferase class III-fold pyridoxal phosphate-dependent enzyme — translation MTNVLHSLDNSNNLKERARKVIPHLTGTFSRAAPSYVEGVFPVYIQSGNGSHFTDVDQNEYIDYLMGLGPITLGYNYEPVNRAIISQLNDGILFSLPHPIEVELSEKVCEIIPHAEMTKFEKSGSNAVTGAVRAARAFTKNEKIAYCGSGGVWHDWQAAMVSRDDGVPKFNSELIKLFDYNDADGLEQIFDDNPNEIAAIVLEPTMYEKPENDFLKKVRKIATQNNSLLILDEIVTGFRFDLAGAQKYFDIKGDLVCFGKGMGNGLPISAITGPSEYMKIFDKLWVSSTNNSETLSLAGTKAVISEMQEKNTISHCWKIGESLLEGWNKIVEKFDLDAKMSGYPIRMHLKCFDSKHQESLTMKSLLLQEMVKNGVFMSVLGATFISYSHSLEDVQKTLSGLETVCEFISKNVKNDNYLEFLEGELPKTIWSMKLSPTKKKNQ, via the coding sequence ATGACAAATGTGCTACATTCTCTGGATAACTCTAACAATTTAAAAGAAAGAGCCAGAAAAGTCATTCCTCATTTGACTGGAACATTTAGTAGGGCTGCCCCATCATATGTTGAAGGGGTTTTCCCAGTGTATATTCAATCTGGAAATGGTTCTCATTTTACTGATGTAGATCAAAATGAATACATTGACTATCTTATGGGACTAGGTCCAATTACATTAGGATATAACTACGAACCAGTTAATCGCGCCATTATTTCTCAGCTTAATGATGGAATATTGTTTTCACTCCCTCATCCCATAGAAGTAGAACTATCTGAGAAAGTATGTGAAATTATTCCCCACGCTGAGATGACAAAATTTGAAAAATCTGGTTCTAATGCCGTTACTGGAGCTGTTCGAGCAGCAAGAGCATTTACCAAAAATGAAAAAATTGCATACTGTGGTTCTGGTGGTGTTTGGCATGATTGGCAAGCCGCTATGGTTAGCAGAGATGATGGAGTTCCAAAATTCAATTCTGAATTAATAAAATTATTTGATTATAACGATGCAGATGGTTTGGAACAAATTTTTGATGACAATCCTAATGAAATTGCTGCTATTGTTTTAGAACCAACTATGTATGAAAAACCCGAAAATGATTTTTTAAAGAAAGTTAGAAAAATTGCAACCCAAAATAATTCTCTTTTAATTCTAGATGAAATAGTTACAGGCTTTCGATTTGATCTTGCAGGAGCTCAAAAATATTTCGATATTAAAGGTGATTTAGTGTGTTTTGGGAAAGGAATGGGAAATGGCTTGCCAATTTCAGCAATTACCGGACCTTCAGAATATATGAAAATTTTCGATAAGTTGTGGGTCTCATCTACAAATAATAGTGAAACTCTCTCATTAGCAGGAACAAAAGCTGTCATTTCTGAAATGCAGGAAAAAAATACTATTTCACATTGTTGGAAAATTGGAGAGAGCTTACTTGAAGGATGGAATAAGATTGTTGAAAAATTTGATTTAGATGCAAAAATGTCTGGATATCCAATTAGAATGCATTTGAAATGCTTTGATTCAAAACATCAAGAATCACTTACTATGAAATCTCTTTTACTGCAAGAAATGGTCAAAAATGGTGTATTTATGTCTGTATTGGGAGCCACCTTTATTTCATATTCTCATTCACTGGAAGATGTTCAAAAAACTCTTTCCGGATTAGAAACTGTATGTGAATTTATTTCAAAAAATGTAAAAAATGATAATTATTTGGAATTTTTGGAGGGTGAATTACCCAAAACAATTTGGTCTATGAAATTATCTCCAACTAAGAAAAAAAATCAATAA
- a CDS encoding cytidylyltransferase domain-containing protein: protein MNSAAIVSVRNSSTRLPNKAIMEIKNNFTSIDVVIQRAKKTELPVIIATSTSKEDDIFEDIAKKNDVEIFRGPLINKIKRWYECFNKFGIQYALLVDGDDLSYSYDIGKRAISELKNKSVDMITHPKDIVTGFFTSAINEKGIKKLFSVAPTDEINTDVITRYIEKANLTTDIVPLKDFEKNENVRFTLDYKEDLEFFKKLYENLDILSSGKEILDFLNNNKHLIQINFHKQKEFLDNQAKFNESVK, encoded by the coding sequence ATGAACTCAGCTGCAATTGTTTCAGTAAGAAACTCTTCAACTAGATTACCAAATAAAGCAATAATGGAAATTAAAAATAACTTCACTTCAATAGACGTTGTCATTCAAAGAGCAAAAAAAACAGAATTGCCAGTAATTATTGCAACATCAACATCAAAAGAAGATGATATTTTTGAAGATATTGCTAAGAAAAATGATGTGGAAATATTTCGTGGACCATTAATAAATAAAATTAAAAGATGGTATGAGTGTTTTAATAAATTTGGAATTCAATATGCATTATTAGTTGATGGAGATGATCTTTCATATAGTTATGATATTGGAAAAAGAGCAATTTCAGAATTAAAAAATAAATCAGTCGATATGATTACTCACCCAAAAGATATTGTGACAGGGTTTTTTACATCAGCAATAAACGAGAAAGGAATAAAAAAATTATTTTCTGTTGCACCCACTGATGAAATCAATACAGATGTCATAACAAGATATATAGAAAAAGCTAATTTAACTACAGATATTGTTCCATTGAAAGATTTTGAAAAAAATGAAAATGTAAGATTTACTTTAGATTATAAAGAAGATTTAGAATTTTTTAAAAAGCTATATGAAAATTTAGATATCTTATCTTCTGGAAAAGAGATTCTAGATTTTTTGAACAATAATAAACATTTGATACAAATTAATTTTCATAAACAGAAAGAATTTCTTGATAATCAAGCAAAGTTTAATGAAAGTGTGAAATGA
- a CDS encoding GDP-mannose 4,6-dehydratase: MKNALIFGLTGQDGTYLADFLLKKGYNVFGTFRRTSHRCFERLEEMEIFHKVTDIKADLSDYGSVQAAIKQSEPDEIYNLGAQSFVGASFQQPVLTSDITGLGVLRVLEAIRENVPDAKFYQASSSEMYGNYPGIKNEESPFRPRSPYGAAKVFGHHMTNHYKEAYNIFACCGILFNHESPLRGLEFVTRKITYALSKIKFNTLDKLHLGNINAKRDWGFAGDYVEAMWLMLQQKEPDNYVIATGKSHSIKEFLDIASEYAGLGDWHEFVEIDESLMRPTDIEDLVGDASKARKNLNWEPKTSFKELVKKMMDHDIEYHKQHPSSQY; encoded by the coding sequence TTGAAAAATGCGTTGATTTTTGGACTAACGGGTCAAGATGGCACATATCTAGCGGATTTTTTGCTTAAGAAAGGATACAATGTGTTTGGCACGTTTAGAAGAACTAGTCATAGATGTTTTGAAAGATTAGAAGAAATGGAGATTTTTCACAAAGTGACGGACATAAAAGCGGATTTATCAGATTATGGATCAGTTCAAGCTGCAATTAAACAATCAGAACCTGATGAGATATACAATTTAGGAGCTCAATCATTTGTTGGAGCCTCTTTTCAACAACCAGTTTTAACTTCAGATATAACAGGTCTTGGTGTTTTAAGAGTATTAGAAGCAATTAGAGAAAATGTTCCAGATGCAAAATTTTATCAAGCTTCATCTAGTGAAATGTATGGAAATTATCCTGGAATAAAAAATGAAGAATCCCCATTTAGACCACGAAGTCCGTATGGAGCAGCAAAAGTATTTGGTCACCACATGACAAATCATTATAAAGAAGCTTACAATATTTTTGCATGTTGTGGTATTTTATTTAATCATGAATCTCCTTTAAGAGGCCTTGAATTTGTTACAAGAAAAATTACCTATGCATTATCAAAAATCAAATTTAATACATTAGATAAATTACATTTGGGAAATATTAATGCAAAAAGAGATTGGGGTTTTGCAGGAGATTATGTTGAAGCCATGTGGCTTATGTTACAACAAAAAGAGCCAGACAACTATGTCATTGCAACTGGTAAATCCCATTCAATTAAGGAGTTTTTAGATATAGCATCAGAATATGCAGGATTAGGAGATTGGCATGAATTTGTCGAAATTGATGAATCTCTAATGAGACCAACAGACATAGAAGATCTTGTTGGGGATGCATCTAAAGCAAGAAAAAATCTGAATTGGGAGCCAAAAACAAGTTTTAAAGAATTAGTTAAAAAAATGATGGACCATGATATAGAATATCACAAACAACACCCATCAAGTCAATATTAA
- a CDS encoding TIM barrel protein, with protein MKVRKQDLDDMLAFNPKILEFHFSDSDLNLELDQKFDQRLIVHCYEYFERKLLDIVSFGETNQIHSQEKTIELIQKAIDKTVSLNEQFQGKPSIIVHPGGYSLSELSIEDKEKMKNGMFDAVEKLDISKVNFLMENMPPYAWFFGGRWHSNVFLDANDMEKYCEKLGLNVCYDLCHAQLYCNTKQISLIDQLKIIEKRVDHFHLSDADDIDGEGLQYGEGNMEFDKIIPMLNNHKDKGFAIEVWKGHENGGKGFRQFLESITEAGLIVN; from the coding sequence ATGAAAGTTAGAAAACAAGATTTGGATGATATGTTGGCATTCAATCCAAAAATTTTAGAATTTCATTTTTCTGATAGTGATTTAAATTTAGAATTAGATCAAAAATTTGATCAAAGATTAATTGTTCATTGCTATGAATATTTTGAGCGAAAATTGTTGGATATAGTTAGTTTTGGAGAAACAAACCAAATTCATTCTCAAGAAAAGACTATTGAATTGATTCAAAAGGCAATTGATAAAACAGTGTCATTAAATGAACAATTTCAAGGCAAACCATCTATAATTGTACACCCTGGAGGATATTCATTATCTGAACTTAGCATAGAAGATAAAGAAAAAATGAAAAATGGTATGTTTGATGCAGTGGAAAAATTGGATATTAGTAAAGTGAATTTTTTAATGGAGAATATGCCTCCGTATGCTTGGTTTTTTGGAGGAAGATGGCATTCAAATGTTTTTCTTGACGCAAATGATATGGAAAAATATTGTGAAAAATTGGGTCTAAATGTTTGCTATGATTTATGTCACGCACAACTGTATTGTAATACTAAACAAATTTCTCTAATAGATCAATTAAAGATAATTGAAAAAAGAGTTGATCATTTCCATTTATCAGATGCAGATGATATAGATGGAGAAGGGTTACAATATGGAGAGGGAAATATGGAATTTGATAAAATTATTCCAATGTTAAATAATCATAAAGATAAGGGATTTGCGATAGAAGTATGGAAAGGCCATGAAAATGGTGGAAAAGGTTTTAGGCAGTTTCTAGAGAGTATTACAGAGGCAGGGTTGATAGTAAATTGA
- a CDS encoding N-acetylneuraminate synthase family protein, with amino-acid sequence MAEHENDIVIGKDRISTKEPAYIIAEIGINHNGNITTAKKLIDVAVDAGANAVKFQKRSLNDIYREDVLKDPNIESQGLEILLDVLNEVEFDDDAYKELTEYCKEKHITFLCTPWDIPSVEFLEKFDLPAYKIASADMTNFPLISSLIQTGKPLIVSTGMSNMNEIEKTVSFMKEKNAKFALLHCNSTYPAPVETLNLELISLLKEKFQVLIGYSGHEPGIVSTLAAVMLGAIIVERHITLDKTMEGLDQAASLEPDEFKKLVKDIREAEKAKGKPIKKMTRGEILQKEVLGKSITAKNDIKKDEIFSENNLAIKGPAKGLSPQYYYEILGKKSKREIKRNDYLQDDDL; translated from the coding sequence ATGGCAGAGCATGAAAATGATATAGTAATTGGAAAGGACAGGATAAGCACTAAAGAACCTGCATATATCATTGCAGAAATAGGAATCAATCATAACGGCAACATAACAACTGCTAAAAAATTAATTGATGTTGCAGTAGATGCGGGGGCAAATGCAGTAAAGTTTCAGAAAAGATCTCTAAATGATATTTATCGAGAAGATGTTCTAAAAGATCCAAACATTGAAAGTCAAGGATTAGAAATTCTTCTAGATGTTTTAAATGAAGTTGAATTTGATGATGATGCATATAAAGAATTAACCGAGTACTGCAAAGAAAAACACATTACATTTCTTTGCACACCTTGGGATATTCCAAGTGTGGAATTTTTGGAAAAATTTGATCTTCCAGCTTACAAAATAGCATCTGCAGATATGACAAATTTTCCTTTGATATCAAGTCTAATTCAAACAGGTAAACCATTGATTGTATCAACTGGCATGTCAAACATGAATGAAATAGAAAAAACAGTTTCTTTTATGAAAGAAAAAAATGCCAAATTTGCTTTACTTCATTGTAATAGCACATATCCAGCTCCAGTTGAAACATTAAATCTTGAACTAATTTCACTCTTAAAAGAAAAATTTCAAGTTTTGATTGGTTACAGTGGCCATGAACCAGGGATTGTAAGCACGTTAGCTGCAGTTATGTTAGGAGCAATAATTGTTGAAAGGCATATCACATTAGACAAAACCATGGAAGGTTTAGATCAAGCAGCATCATTAGAACCAGATGAGTTTAAAAAACTAGTAAAAGATATCAGGGAAGCTGAAAAAGCAAAAGGAAAGCCCATAAAAAAAATGACCAGGGGAGAAATTTTACAGAAAGAGGTTTTAGGCAAAAGCATTACTGCAAAAAATGATATTAAAAAAGATGAAATATTTTCTGAAAATAATTTAGCAATAAAAGGTCCAGCTAAAGGACTTTCTCCACAATATTATTATGAAATTTTAGGAAAAAAATCAAAAAGAGAAATTAAAAGAAATGACTATCTTCAGGATGATGATTTATGA
- a CDS encoding Gfo/Idh/MocA family protein — protein MQILVVGLGSMGKRRIRCLQKLGLKNIIGFDPRQDRRDESEKLYKISTVPTINDGLKLNPKCMIISTPPDLHYKYALVAMKNKIHFFTEVNLSSNDVQKIIKKLNGLSILGLPSNTLIYHPLIKKLKTLISKNQIGKTLTVYHHFGHYLPNWHPWEDYRDFYVSKRQTGAAREIVPFELVWLSYIFSSIKSVYGSIHKVSSLKTDIDDLYQAIIEFSNGIQCILVIDVISDPAFSETKIIGEKGVILCNHNEGILKIGKSSKWKTTKIESGEVAKGYKGNTPSESLYVAEIKNFLDSIKQKKKPNYTFVEELRILKVLDAIELSNRKSKKIVIKK, from the coding sequence ATGCAAATTTTAGTAGTGGGTCTAGGCTCTATGGGAAAACGAAGAATTCGTTGTTTACAAAAACTTGGTTTAAAAAATATTATTGGATTTGATCCAAGACAAGATAGACGAGATGAATCTGAAAAACTTTACAAAATTTCAACAGTACCCACAATCAATGATGGCTTAAAACTTAATCCCAAATGTATGATCATCTCTACCCCTCCTGATCTTCATTACAAATATGCATTAGTTGCAATGAAAAATAAAATTCATTTTTTCACAGAAGTTAATTTGTCTTCAAATGATGTACAAAAAATTATCAAAAAACTAAATGGGTTGTCTATATTGGGATTACCTTCAAATACTTTAATCTATCATCCATTGATTAAAAAATTAAAAACTCTAATATCAAAAAACCAAATTGGTAAAACACTAACCGTTTATCATCATTTTGGACATTATCTGCCTAATTGGCATCCTTGGGAAGATTATAGGGATTTTTATGTTTCAAAGCGACAAACTGGAGCTGCAAGAGAAATCGTTCCCTTTGAATTAGTTTGGTTATCGTACATTTTTTCAAGTATAAAATCTGTTTATGGAAGTATTCACAAAGTATCCTCTCTAAAAACAGATATTGATGATCTCTATCAAGCAATTATTGAATTTTCAAACGGAATTCAATGCATTTTGGTGATTGATGTAATTTCTGACCCAGCTTTTAGTGAAACTAAGATCATAGGCGAAAAAGGTGTTATACTATGTAATCATAATGAAGGTATTTTGAAGATTGGAAAATCATCAAAATGGAAAACTACAAAAATTGAATCTGGTGAAGTTGCAAAAGGATACAAAGGAAATACTCCTTCAGAATCTCTTTATGTTGCAGAAATAAAAAATTTCTTAGATTCGATTAAACAAAAGAAAAAACCAAATTATACTTTTGTAGAAGAATTGAGAATTTTAAAAGTTTTAGATGCAATAGAATTGAGTAATAGAAAGTCCAAAAAAATTGTAATTAAAAAATGA
- a CDS encoding sulfatase family protein: MKPNILFLVVDSLRSDKFYGESKTSITPNLDSLLENGVYFSQAISSVPSTSPSMGSIFTGLFPIKIGMGPESYEKLNPNVSTFIEHFKKNGYSTFATTSEINSFLGLTEDFDLTLQQTSHNNYFSLFSGLGEKITEKLRTMKKEPWFFYIHINDLHQPVIVPEKYSEEKFGITDYEKMLSAIDFWIGKFFEQIDFSKTLVVLTADHGEYVRSLQIDGKMINLESSSSEKTLWKLGNKIPNFLYGPKRKLSSILQKTRDKNRQKKIEELDLSEYEKRVLSMSRMSSGSHVFDDVLKVPLVFKGFPIKNPKLISQQVGLLDIFPTITDLIEIPKINAKIDGNSLYPLIQNEKIDEKPLFIQSMPSISDDNLILVGIRTNSFKYFREKNNKKKNKLFDLANDPLEEKDISSQKPEIVLKMEKILQEYLITENNFSPDSLQNDERKKVEDELKKLGYL, translated from the coding sequence ATGAAACCAAATATACTGTTTTTAGTTGTAGACTCTTTACGTTCGGATAAATTTTATGGAGAATCTAAAACATCAATTACTCCGAACCTTGATTCTCTTTTAGAAAACGGAGTTTATTTTTCTCAGGCAATTAGTTCTGTACCTTCAACATCTCCATCAATGGGAAGTATATTCACTGGACTGTTTCCAATAAAAATTGGAATGGGACCTGAATCCTATGAAAAATTAAATCCAAATGTTTCTACTTTTATAGAACATTTTAAAAAAAATGGATATTCAACTTTTGCAACTACTTCAGAGATCAATTCATTTTTGGGATTAACCGAAGATTTTGATCTGACTCTTCAACAGACTTCTCATAATAATTATTTCAGCCTATTTTCTGGATTGGGGGAAAAAATTACTGAAAAATTACGTACTATGAAAAAAGAACCTTGGTTCTTTTATATTCATATTAATGATTTACATCAACCCGTTATTGTACCTGAAAAATACTCTGAAGAAAAATTTGGAATAACAGATTACGAAAAAATGCTTTCAGCAATAGATTTTTGGATTGGAAAATTTTTTGAACAAATAGATTTTTCAAAAACTCTAGTAGTTTTAACTGCAGATCATGGTGAATATGTTCGCTCACTCCAAATTGATGGAAAAATGATCAATCTTGAATCAAGCTCATCTGAAAAGACCTTGTGGAAGTTGGGGAATAAAATTCCCAATTTTCTTTATGGGCCAAAAAGAAAATTATCTTCAATATTACAAAAAACTAGAGATAAAAATCGTCAAAAGAAAATTGAAGAACTTGATCTTTCTGAATATGAAAAAAGAGTATTATCAATGTCTAGAATGAGTTCAGGTTCTCATGTTTTTGATGATGTGTTAAAAGTTCCATTAGTTTTCAAAGGATTCCCGATAAAAAACCCAAAACTAATTTCCCAACAAGTTGGCTTGTTGGACATCTTTCCCACTATTACAGATCTTATTGAAATTCCAAAGATTAATGCAAAAATTGATGGTAATAGTTTGTATCCATTGATTCAAAATGAAAAAATTGATGAAAAACCATTATTTATTCAAAGTATGCCGTCAATATCTGATGATAATCTAATTCTTGTTGGAATTAGAACAAACTCTTTCAAATATTTTCGTGAAAAGAACAACAAAAAGAAAAACAAACTTTTTGATTTGGCAAATGATCCCTTAGAAGAAAAAGATATCTCTTCTCAAAAACCAGAGATTGTTTTAAAAATGGAAAAAATTCTCCAAGAATATCTGATCACTGAAAATAATTTTTCTCCAGACTCTTTACAGAATGATGAAAGAAAGAAAGTTGAAGACGAATTAAAAAAACTGGGATATCTTTAA